AATTTTAATCATATACTTTATAAAGAATTCAAGTTTCCAAGTATGAGTTAGAGGAGGAATATATTTTTTCTTCTATTTTTGAACTTTAACAATATCATAATCAAATTCACTTGAAAATATTTCAAATTCTTTAATTTCTTCTAAAACATAAATATTATCCTTAATATTACAATAAAGACTTCCTGTAAGTGTTTTAATAACTAAGGACTTAAGAATTTTATTAAATAGTTTTTTCTCTCCGTTAGAGTCATATGGAAAGTATTTCTTGTTATTATATTTAATAAAACAATCACTTTGAATTTTCCTTGGAGCAATTATAGCTAATATTGTATCTAATTGTAGGGCAAATTACTGATTGTATTTTTGGATGTAGTGGTTTAAGAATTCATTAGCTTGCTCTATTTTTCTTATACCGTGTCTTTTAAATTCTATATGCAATCTTGATTATAATGTTTGCTGTAACCTTTCTACTCTACCTTTAGCTTGTGGGACAGAAGTAACAGATATTTCTATACCTAGTTGACTACAAGCATATTGAAATTGAGTTAAAGTATTTTAGAAATATCATTTGTATTTTTCCTTTTATATTCAAAAACGCTTCTCGCATCAGTGTATAGTTTGAAAGGTATACCAAAATTTGTAATCATTTGTTTAGTTATATTGTAGTATCCCTTTAAAGTTTCTTGAGTATCAAAGTAAGCACCAACTATCATACTAGTTGAATCATCTATAGCAGTATGAATATGCCATATTTCGCCATTTCCAACCCAATCAAGAGAAGAAGCATAATTCACAGGCATATTTTTTATTGCACGAGTAGGGTGCAAATTTTTAGTTTCTAGAGCTTCTAGGAATTTAATATGACGATTAATTTCTTTTTTAGCTTTAATAATATCATTTTCTTGTTTAAGTTTTAGTAAATACTTTTATTATTGTATTATTAATTTCTTTAGAAATAGTAGTTGAAGGTTTTTTATTTCTATTACCATGAATAAAACTAGTTTTCCCTTCATTTTTGAATTTAATGATAAATTGATTTGTCTACGAGTTAAATTTAAAATAAAAGAAGCTCTATTCTTGTTAATTTTACCTAAAACTAAATCATTAATAATATTATATTTATTTAATTCATTCATTCTTAAAAAAATACTTTTCATAATTACCTCATTTTTAATTAAAGATAATTACATAATAATCTAATAATATTAAATAATTAATTGCATTTATATTTTTAATTTGAGACATTCTCATTTTTATTTACATTTTTATATTGACATTAACAACATTATCATATTTATTTAATAAAAGGAAGTTAAAAAACTGTAAATTACCTTTTAAATTACTAAAAAAAATTGTATAATATACTAAAAATATTAGAGGTGCTATAATGAGATTAATATATATAGGAATAGGTGCTGCAATAGGTGCTATATTTAGATATTCGTTTTCTTTTTTAAATATACCGTATAATAAGACATTGTATATAAATATAATAGGGTCTTTTTTGATGGGCTATTTTACATATAAATATAAAGATATAAATCCAAATATTAAAGTTTTTTTAACAGTTGGTTTATGTGGCGGATTTACAACATTTTCAACATTTTCTTTAGATATAGTTAAAATGATAGAGTTAAATAGATTTTTTGAAGCAGGCATATATATATTTTTAAGTGTATTTTTATCTGTTTTAGCACTTTTATTAGGAATGTATTTAGGAGGATAAAATGAGTATATATTTTGATAATGAAGCTAGTACTAAAATTTTAGATATATTTAAAGAAGATCTTGTTAGAATATATGGAATGTATGGTAATCCATCATCTACTCATTCTTTAGGT
The sequence above is drawn from the Pseudostreptobacillus hongkongensis genome and encodes:
- the crcB gene encoding fluoride efflux transporter CrcB translates to MRLIYIGIGAAIGAIFRYSFSFLNIPYNKTLYINIIGSFLMGYFTYKYKDINPNIKVFLTVGLCGGFTTFSTFSLDIVKMIELNRFFEAGIYIFLSVFLSVLALLLGMYLGG